taaatagattaaattttttggtgGACAGccaggagaaagagaaacagtTTGAGAAAGCCGTGGCTTTGGCTCAAAaggaatttttagaaattgtaCAAGACGTGAAAAACGTTCACTTACCGTCAATGGACATCGTGCGACACGCTGTGGAAAGTCGATTCGAAGTAAGGAAAATACTTCCTCCATTTGTCTTTTtggatatatttttgattatcgtttaatgtaaaacattCTTTTAAGGTCGATCCGAGCGGAGAGATAATAACGTTGTCGAAAACTCCGTATAAAGAGTATAAAGAGTATCTGTTTTATCTGGAAAAGCAGATGAACGTGTCGCCATCAATAAAGTACGTCATTTTAGAGACTGAAGGATTTAGAGACTCCTTTTATTGGATTGAGTGTATGCCGGTAGCGCTGAGAAGTCATATGTACAGAATGTTACTCCCGCAAGCGTGGGGCGGTTTAGTGGGTGATGCTCTTGTGAAAGCCTGTGGAATTGAGGGCGCTCGAATTGTGTTTTTCAGTCGGTACATGGGGAGTCACAAAACCAAGGACGGCGCAATAAGTATGGCGCAGGAAGCACTCAAGATTGGGAAAACTGTGCAAGGTGGAGAAAAATGATTATGTCTAGactattgaattttttttagaatttttatggcaattattaaacattttttaaaaacttttttcgtaattaaatGCAACTCAATCATgtacattttgttttcttttttacactTATGGAACTCCACAGTATGAGAAAATCATTTCATCTTTTGAATTGTTGTGCGTCAAATACTTGTGAATATGTTTAATAAGGACGAACTATATACTGCACACACTTATtccagaaattatttaaaaaatggttcGTTTATTGTTAAAGTTTCTTCATATCAGATCCATATAACATAGCACAAGTTTTCCCCGCATGTTCTTCTGCGATTGGGAAGAGATAGCTCAGTTTTATTGATCCGCAGTTTCCGATGGTTGCTTAATTCTTCGGTCAGCGTTTCAGGCAACTGCTTGTGCGGAAAAATGCGCAATCTTAGCCTCTGGCTCACTTCGGAGTGTCGATTATACGGCGATCAGGTCCAAGTGGAACGTAACTGTAAGCATAGATCGCAGGCGAAGAGACATATATCGCAGAGCACCGTATGGAACCAGCCCAACAGTCTTAGCTGCTTCCTGCGTAaacaaacatttaattaaattactcgtCGATATATTGCGAATCGATATGGCATTACGACTtcaaatctaaatatatatatataatttctatgcTGTAGATGAACGTTGCATTAATGGTTCTCGACTTTCGATATTGAAGAGCAATGCTGcgttgcaataaaaaatccattacgttaataaataaaagttgattaGCAGAGTTGAGGCCCGGGACTACTGCTCCGTTTAATTCAAAGTATCCGCGCGTACTTGTATATGTAAAGAAATCCCTAACAATTGTTCCtgcgttttaaaaattgttttcgcaCTTGTACATTTTGGCACAAATCGCAGAAATGATCGTTTGGGATTACTCTTACATGTGCAAGTATTTTAGATTAAGCGGAGCATTTCTGGGTCTCGTCTATATAACaaatcatcttttttttaatgtataaatcttaaatattgtCCCCGCACTTTTGTTACGTTTTGGTACCAAACGTGCGAGGACAAAACGCAGGAATCACCGTTTTCGTGAATATTTTGTTCTGCTTTGATCTCTTTTACCTTACAtaattcgtttatttattttaattgattttttgttattgttttatGTATGTGTAAGCATATTccttttaatacatttttctattagagcatgtttttaatatttgctttaaGATCATTCCAAAATTCaactacatttttttgtacatatgttttatttatttataattttttgtggaagttattttacaattatttacagttgttttacaatacattacaattttatgaaaatataatacaaaatataaccgcattgtttaaaacaaaacattttaccagcataaaattactaaaaagatttataatgtGTAAgacattatacatacatattgtaCAACGGTacagagaaagataaaatgaaacaagaataaagaaagaaaaaaataaagtaaatatactTTCTTTATACGTAGTGCAAGAGCTGACGAAAAATAGCttaaaattagtataaatgtaaagtaaaTGCCAttgataacaaattaaaaatatgaaagtaacaaaaataaacatatattaaagtagaaaaatctataaatgCAAGCACAGATAAAAAACTAGTAACCTAAAATTAATGCTATCAATAatgaattgaaaaaattgataaaaatgttatgaaaagtaacaaagataataaaaaatataataaaaagaattaataaaataaaagaaatgtacatacatatacgtaatgcattatatgtatgtaaattatgcgataaaaaaataacaaaagagagaaagaaagaaagcacACATTTGAAGAAAAACCTCTTTTCGTTTGGTCTATTTaatactaaattttatttaaattcttaaattaaaaatatatgcataatatgTATGAAGAAATTCCAAATTTaagtttctattttaattactttcggTCAAAATGGAATAGTCTAAAAAGTCAAAACTGcacaaataaatgtttaagcaatgacattatatttgtttttttttcagtttgcagtttttttatggtaatatatattttgcatgaAATCaccattataaaataaatatatagttgattttttatttttaatatcttttatctggcttaaattattccaattcttagctatttttttttaataatatatattgttaagcAATTGCACTTTATGGGCATAAGACGGAATCATTGAAACGTATGTGTGATACCTGCCAGAAATATTCGTGGCTACGTCCCAGGGAGCAGGATGACGTCTAAAGACGTTTTATTAACGTtagagacgtcattaagacgttattaatacgtcatttgacgtcactctgCTACCTGGGGTAGTTCAACGTGCACAATTTGTATACATAAAAGCGCCACTGGATGGGTTCTACCGTTCCACGTTCGATTTTCCCACCAACAAATTTTGAAAGGGACTGTCAAACCGCAAACGGTATTTGTGTAAATACGCCTTAGCAAACCAACATCAACAAGATATTGACCTCTGAAAAGAGGCAGGTGCCAACCAAGGGAAGAAGTGCGAATTTTCCGACAGCAAGGGAGCACGTGGATTCTCAAACATCTTTTTACCACTCTCTGCTGGAAAACGGTCAATTTAAGAGGTACAAAATCCTATATAAAACGTACGTTCTTCGGCGTGCAACATTAAGGTATCTAAACACAACTTAAAGAACTTCTGCATACAAAAGTGCTTCTGGTGAAACTCATGTTTCGCTACAATCTGTTGATTTGTTAAATAAcgatatatttacttaatatagcATTAAATCTCGTAATTTAATATGATGATCATAGTTTTCAGTCGATTATATCAAGAAGCGCGCTTTCCGGTGCATTCTCAAATCTTCTCACGATGTCGGTAAAATCGATCGTGAGGATCGGCATACATGACGGTGATTTTTATTGCTCTGAGGTCCTTGCCTGCGCACTCTTAAAATTGCTACCACAATTTAAGGATGCATCTATAGTGAGGTAATTATTCTCGTCTAAGAGTCAAGAATTTTAACATCCTAATTGATATCGAAAAAGGGAGTTGACATGGATTATTATATCGGAATTGAATATGAAATATTGGGTTGCAAAATTCATAgctatacaattaaatttttagatctgGAGATAAAAGTGTCTTAGATACCTGTGATATTGTGGTGGATGTTGGCGGAGAATATGATCCATCCAGGCATCGATATGATCATaacataaagtaaaatatatttgtactatttaattatgcgccattaaagaaaatttctgtttttacTACAccattatttacttattttttctttaattagaGATTTCAAAGAATCGGTGAATACCATCATAAGAAAACCAGGGTATGATTCGACAGTGGAACTAACCAGTGCAGGACTGATCTACTGCCATTTCGGTCATAAGATATTGAGGAATGTACTTTCAGACGTAACAGAGGGCAGAGTTATTGATGAAATgtttaagtttatttataacaagTTAATCAAGGAAATCGACGCTATAGATAATAATGAGCAAATGTACGGTGCAGTGCCATTATAAGTGGACGCTTGTgatgttatatatatgctaTCTAGAACGTTTCTCCAGAATAATTGCATCTGCATTTGTTTCAGGTATCTATCATGTACTGATTTAAGTGCGCGCATACATAGACTAAATTTTTCGTTGAACAGCCAGGAAAAGGAGAAACAGTTTGAGAAAGCCGTGGCTTTGGCTCGAAaggaatttttagaaattgtaCAAGACGTGAAAAACGTTCACTTACCGTCAATGGACATCGTGCGACACGCTGTGGAAAGTCGATTCGAAGTAAGGAAAATACTTTCTCTATTTGTCTTTTTGGATATATTTTCGATTATCgtttaatgtaaaacattCTTTTAAGGTCGATCCGAGCGGAGAGATAATAACATTGTCGAAATTTCTACTGTATGAAGAGTATCTGTTTAAACTGGAAAAGGAGATAAACATTTCGCCATCAATAaagtatgttattttaaagaatcaaGAGTCTAGAGACTGTTTTTATTGGATTGAGTGTATGCCAGTAGCGTTGAGAAGTCGCATGTACAGAATGTTACTCCCGCAAGCGTGGGGCGGTTTAAAGAGTGATGCTCTTGTAAAAGCCTGTGGAATTGAGGGCGCTTTATTTGTGCTTCCCAGGCGGTGCATGGGGAGTCACAAAACCAAGGACGGCGCAATAAGTATGGCGCAGGAAGCACTCAAGATTGGGAAAACTGTGCAAAGTGGAGAAAAATGATTATGTCTAGactattgaattttttttagaatttttatgacgattattgaacattttttaaaaacttttttcttaattaaatgcaactcgatcatgtaatttttttttacattcatgGAATCACAGTATGAGAAAATCAtttcattttttgaatttttacgcGTCAAATACATATGTTCAATAAAAACGAACCAAACTGCACACACTTATtccagaaattatttaaaaaatggttcGTTTATTGTTAAAGTTTCTTCACATCTCAGATCCATATAATACATGACACAAGTATTCCCCGCATGTTCTTCTGCGATCGAGAAGAGATAGCTCGATTTTATCGATACGCGGTTTCCGATGGTTGCTTAACTCGTCAGTCAGCACTTCGGGCGGCTGCTTGCGCGTGTGCGACCAAATGCGCGGCCTTAGCCTGGGCCACTTCGGGAGTGTCGATTACTCGGCCGTCAGGTCCAAGTGGAGCGTAACTGTAAGCGTAGAACGCAGGCGAAGTGGCGTATGCCAGAGCACCGTATGGAACCAGCCCGACGGTCTTAGCTGCCTCCTGcgtaaacaaatatttaattaaattaagataaatatatcaatgcctggacacgtaCCTTATGTCTGGACGGATAGGtacgtgtccaggcattggtaCAATTTACCTTACTCATCGGTATATTGCGACGCGAGGAAATCACGGAAGACTAAGTAATGTTACCAAACGCCTCGAAGATATGATGATATGTAACGAGATGAATGGGGCATTACACGATTTACAGtctaaatatacaatatataatatttctatgcTGTGGAGTGTAGATGAACGTTGCATCAACGGTTCTCGACTTTTAACAATGAAGAGCAGTGCTACGTTGAATGTCGGTCACGAATAGCTATTGCCGTTTGCGCAACCATCTCTAAACCGAGAGTGTCGTACTTGGGCGTGAGCGGCGAGATGGGCAGCCTTGGCCTGGGCGACCTCAGGTGTGTCTACCACCCGACCGTCGGCGCCGATGGGCGCGCCGTACGTAATCGCAGGTGCATAGATCGCAGGTGCATAAATGGCGGGCACGTATCCGTAGCCGAGCGTGTTCCTGGCAGCCTCGTAGGCCTGAGTGGCGAGATGCGCCGCTTTCGCCTGCGCTACCTCCGGCGTGTCCAGGACTTTCCCGTCCGGTCCGAGCGGTACACCGACGCGATATATCGAGTAGGCCGGTTTTGCGGCCGCGATGGCGCAGAATGCGCATAGAACaatctgtaaaagaaaaattcacgCGTAAATCTTGTGCGTAGTATAGTCATTCCAAATGCTTGTGAAGTACTTTCTCAACAAAGAATCTGACCCCAAAATTGAAGAAACCTAATTACGGAAAGAATTAGTGACAGTTAttatcaagttttatttaaatttacaactAATAAATCGGTTGGACGATAATCGAGTTGATCGCGGAATAAACGATtgaatgcaataaaattttcatctgTAAGATTATTCGTTCGAGGGTCCCCTACCGATCCGATGGTACTCACGAGAGCTCTCATGTCTTATCAGTGAGGTCAAGCGCTGCTGGATGATAAACCAGTACTCGCCCTAAAGTATGGACTGCTATGTCGTATCGTGTCGCGTCTCGGATCTCCTTTTATATATGTGAATCCTGGTAGGGAGTCGTCAACCCGTAGGAGGGGACCACACCCTGCAGCAAGTATTATACCTCAAAGTGCTGACATTGACATTACGTTAATGAGGCCCTGCCATCGTTTGATTCTGCCCCGGGGAGGGATATTCTCTCCGGCTCTTCTGAGATGTGGCCGCATCGTCGAGGTCAGTCTCACATCGTCTTGCGACTTCGTTGGCTGGCTCTTTTTCACGCTCATCATCATTATCAACAGTGACCGCCAAGGGCTCGAACCTAATAGGAAGCCCGGCGCGGTTTGCTGCACGAAGGGTCGATTATTTTTTGCTGGATAGATGCGCGGAAGGCGATTCCCGGCCGTAAAGTCTCGTTTATTACCGCGAAAATGATGGATAATGAGCCTCCTTCTCATGGACATGTAACCGCAATGTGCTAGACTATCATCTTCCTGCAGGCgtacataaatttacataGCGTATCAAGTGAGCTTCAAGATgagcgatttaattaaaatgaaaacaaaTACGTTAGTTTCcttcatttttacatataattataacagcattatttaatttgaatcacTGAATTCTCTGCTTCTAAACTTAACGCATTTTCGATCGCTTTATTGcgtctatatatttaaaaatataataataaacgatgTGTGTAAAAGAAgggtataaaatattgaacagtTATAATCGCATTTGTCGGTGTCTTAATCCTTATATtgatctttatatttatctgcGAGAAAAATCttctataaaaagaaataaaatcgagGTTGCGTATCACCGTGTTCGGCGGAGGATCCCCGTTCGCCGCGTTATCATAACTTCTCGATGCTCTCCAGGCATGCCGATCAACGGCCGTCCTTGCCGATATCAAAGCGAAGCTGCCGAAAGGAGGAAAGGGAAAGGACGGGGCGAGAcgcaattaaaatgtatgagGTGCGACGTAGAAAAAGAGAGCGTGCCGAAATGAAGGTCTCGATCGCGCGTCCTCGAGATCGGGATCGTGATTTTTCCTGGATGGAAGATCGGGACGGATCGCTCTCTTTGACGGTACACGTCTGATCCGTATCGGCAGGTGCGGCACGCGTCTTTTTGCTCGCCGATCGAAAATTCCGCTTCCTCAAGGTCTCGCTTCCTGAACGAAACTCCTCTTTGTGCCGTGTGCTCGCGCAGGACGCTTCGGCCACCCGACCACACGTTTAAGAACTCGTAATGTTTCGCGGGAGAAAGATTTTACCGGTTTCGCGTTACTCGGAAACGCGAAAGCGTCTTCCGTGAAAATTAAAACGCATTAATTTCTAGGATCTCTTGGAGAAAATATCTTCCGGAAACTTCAAAATTTCATTCACGAGGATCGGGGaaggggaggggagggagcTTGAAACTTGCGGAACACCgcttcttaatatttatttaagcgATTCGTATCTGTTGCAtctattaaaatgaaatatgtagCAAATCGTAACGCCTTTATAAGCATTACGTTAATTCATTATACGCGCTCTGCCAACGTAATATCATTGAGCAACGACCACAGTTGTAAGATACCTACATTTGCACATAATGGCGAATTGTTAACCTTATGGGTTTGCACATGCGTAAATGCGGTGAGTTAATTGCTAAAAtcactttaaataatttgataaataactAATGAGAAGTCGTAAGTAGGCCACTTACGAAAAGCAACGTTAGGATCATCCAGTATGCAGTACGGATATACCTGTATAaacgaatatattaaaaattatttccaaacaaatatatatataaattttatatattaataagtaagTGTGTGAAATACGACCGTATATGATATGCAAAATTCTAtgtatacttaaatatataaaataattcatatataataaagatattaaatttgaaatgtattCAAAATTAGTAACAATCTttcttttacgtaaaaatgaaTTTACAATAGTATCCACGTGTGATTTTGCAACACGCAAGTAACGCATGACCACTATTCGGAACGTTGCGTTAATTTCAACGATTCCTTTAAACGCGAAGAATTTTCACTCGCGTTTTCAGCGAGAAATTTTCCCCATATCTGTGTGGGCGCTTTATTAACGCAACGGCCGGGGAACAAAAGCCCTTTTCCTTGGAATTCGAGATAATCTCCGGCACGCCCGGCGACCCTATATTGTCTATTAGCATAAGCGCATATACGGGTATGACTGTATGACCTTAAATCCCCATTAAACGACGTCTGCAATTAGCGCCGGCCAACTTGCCGTTTTTCCTTCGAGCGTATACGCGCGTGCGTGGGCCGAAAGCATCGATCTCCCAGCGATTTCTAGTGTACCGATTAGGTGGAGCAGCTATTATGACGAGCCGCGATTTCTCGTGCTGAGATAATTACGcgtgtaattatataagatttgcGTGTATGGAAAATTGCTTCATCGTGAGGAAATTCATCTTCAAGTTGTCGAAAGAGTGAAAATAAGGAGAGAGCCTGTTATATcatcaaattaaagaattatcgaattaaagaaatacgcatgttggaaagaaaaaagtaaaagagggaaaagaaaaaagtaagtaGATAAATATCAGAGACTTAAAATGGATtaacgttttttattaatcttaaaatattcgtaattaacatttttttttttaatggaccGCGAGTGATTTATTGATATTGCGAGAGATGTCGacgttgtaaaatattaaacctATTCAAGGG
The nucleotide sequence above comes from Temnothorax longispinosus isolate EJ_2023e chromosome 4, Tlon_JGU_v1, whole genome shotgun sequence. Encoded proteins:
- the LOC139811736 gene encoding MYG1 exonuclease-like isoform X2 gives rise to the protein MSVKSIVRIGIHDGDFYCSEVLACALLKLLPQFKDASIVRSGDKSVLDTCDIVVDVGGEYDPSRHRYDHNIKDFKESVNTIIRKPGYDSTVELTSAGLIYCHFGHKILRNVLSDVTEGRVIDEMFKFIYNKLIKEIDAIDNNEQMYLSCTDLSARIHRLNFSLNSQEKEKQFEKAVALARKEFLEIVQDVKNVHLPSMDIVRHAVESRFEVDPSGEIITLSKFLLYEEYLFKLEKEINISPSIKRCMGSHKTKDGAISMAQEALKIGKTVQSGEK
- the LOC139811736 gene encoding MYG1 exonuclease-like isoform X1 codes for the protein MSVKSIVRIGIHDGDFYCSEVLACALLKLLPQFKDASIVRSGDKSVLDTCDIVVDVGGEYDPSRHRYDHNIKDFKESVNTIIRKPGYDSTVELTSAGLIYCHFGHKILRNVLSDVTEGRVIDEMFKFIYNKLIKEIDAIDNNEQMYLSCTDLSARIHRLNFSLNSQEKEKQFEKAVALARKEFLEIVQDVKNVHLPSMDIVRHAVESRFEVDPSGEIITLSKFLLYEEYLFKLEKEINISPSIKYVILKNQESRDCFYWIECMPVALRSRMYRMLLPQAWGGLKSDALVKACGIEGALFVLPRRCMGSHKTKDGAISMAQEALKIGKTVQSGEK
- the LOC139811737 gene encoding uncharacterized protein yields the protein MRALIVLCAFCAIAAAKPAYSIYRVGVPLGPDGKVLDTPEVAQAKAAHLATQAYEAARNTLGYGYVPAIYAPAIYAPAITYGAPIGADGRVVDTPEVAQAKAAHLAAHAQEAAKTVGLVPYGALAYATSPAFYAYSYAPLGPDGRVIDTPEVAQAKAAHLVAHAQAAARSAD